The following nucleotide sequence is from Candidatus Zixiibacteriota bacterium.
CCCTTCGACTCCGCTCAGGACGACACACGGTCTGGCCTGCATCCTGCAATCCGTCTGGAACGGATCGTCGGTCACGTGCACCTTATGGGCAGTTTTCCCCTCCACCTGATCCCCATGTCACGCTGCCGCCACCGGTAAGCACGATGTCCGTACCGCAGACCGGAGGCGAGTGGCGCCACGCGTTCCCTATCGCTGATACGGAGCTGCTTCCCATATGATAGACGGCTTCGACTGTTACGCCGGAGAAGTTGTTCGCTCCCGGATGGGTCACGCTGCCGAGGTCCGGAGTCGCAGCGTTATCGATTTGTATCGCCCGGGCGCAGACAAAGGAATTGCCGCGGACGGTTGCGTTCGAGGTGGTGGACCAACACCGGACGGCACCATAGGTGGCGTACCCATCGGGCTTGTTGAACGTGTTCCCCTCAATGCGTGGTGCACCCCCCTGTACCTGGATCCCGATCTGCCCGCTTCCAACGAAGAAATTGCTCTCGATGACCACAACCGTGTCGGGAGTAAACTCGACCACGTCCATCGGAATGGCCATTGTCAAAAACTGGTTGGACCGGACACTCACACGATCCGTGCATCCGTAAATATATACGCCGTACGAGCCAGTCAGGAAATCACTCTCCTCGATCTCCATTTCACCTGCGCCAGTGGTATAGATGCCGCCATACAATGAGGAGCTCGTGCCTCCGAACGTACAGTGTGCGACCTCAGCACCGGTATTGCTTATATAGACTCCCCACGTTCCGTGTTGAGGAGGTGCGCCAAACTTGAAACCAGCGACAAATGACGATTCAGCGGCAACGATGGCGGCAAGCCAGTTGTTTCCCGAGAGAGGGTCAGCCAGCGCCGCGCCATACACCCATGTCGAGGTGGATCCGAGCCCTTTGTTCGCAATATCGCCGATGAGGCGCTGACCGGGTTGAAGATGAATCGGAAACTGTTCGCCGTTTGCCTCATCGTAGGTCCCCGGACGTGCGCCAACGGTCGTGTTCTCGCCTGCGACTTTCAAGGCGTGCGTGATTGTCTTGAAGGGTGCCGATGCGGTGCCGGAAGAATCGTCGTTGCCTGCCACAGCATCGACATAGTAGTCGTATGACGCGCCGGCGCCGGTACACGAGACTCCCGTGCAGGCCGAGCTGCCTGTCTGAATTGTGCATACCTGATTCCCAGGTGCGGTAGGGGTGAATCGGACCGCGAACGTGTCGGCTTCGCCCGTGCCAAGGCTATATGATGCGTCGCCGATGACGATGAAGTTGTCGCACGTTGCGGAGATGGTCCCGCTCAGTGTCTTACCGCCACTGTTGGAGATTATGAAGGTCAGGTCGACAGAGCTGCCGACCGCGACGGTGCCGAAAGGCAGTGACGCCGGCGATAAATGACACTCGGCATCGGTGGGGCCGGCCGGACTGTTGTCCTTACTGCATCCACACAGGATCGCGGCTGCCGCCAAAACGGAGCCGAATTGTAGTTTTGCCCAGTTCAAGATACACCTCCGTTATGTTCACATTTGTCGAAAATGCCACCGCCACGCGCTTGTGGCGGGAGACTGCTCTAACTGGACGGTGCCGGAAGGAGGAGAATCTTACAGGTGCGGTCGATTGTATTCGTTTTCGCATCTCCAACGAGGTAACTGGTTGTGTAGCAACGAGCGATTTGGGTTCGTTTCGTCATATTTTGTTTCGCGAAATGTCGTTTTCGCTCCCGCAAGGTGAAGTCGGGCAACAAGTAGTGAGGACGGAGCAGTGCGGTCACGGTGTGACACCATTCGTGAATGTTGATTGCTGATATAGAGTTGCGGCGAAAACAGCATGGTGTGGCGGCTCCCAATCAAGGCGGGTTTAGTTGTTCCTACAAAGGGGGCCGGCGCCGGAATCAGTATGAAAGTGGAGGGGAAAGTGAGTGGGGAGCCGTTGCGGGACGCCTTATTATAGTAACGAAAATCCACACCTGAATCGGTGCGTTACCGGTTCTCGACTACGCTCGAACCGACGCGCACAGCCGAGATTGCTTCGGCGAAGCGCCTCGCAATGACTCGCTGAAGCCTCCGGTGTCGGGTTTCTTTGTTCGTCACGCTCGGCGCGTGACTCACGTCTGAACTCGAGGGACGACGCTACCAATTCGTCAAAACCCCTACCCACTGAAGTGCATGGATGGGGTTTTGACCTACAAGCTCCCCGAATGTACCCACTTCCCACTTCCACCTACTC
It contains:
- a CDS encoding DUF1565 domain-containing protein, with product MNWAKLQFGSVLAAAAILCGCSKDNSPAGPTDAECHLSPASLPFGTVAVGSSVDLTFIISNSGGKTLSGTISATCDNFIVIGDASYSLGTGEADTFAVRFTPTAPGNQVCTIQTGSSACTGVSCTGAGASYDYYVDAVAGNDDSSGTASAPFKTITHALKVAGENTTVGARPGTYDEANGEQFPIHLQPGQRLIGDIANKGLGSTSTWVYGAALADPLSGNNWLAAIVAAESSFVAGFKFGAPPQHGTWGVYISNTGAEVAHCTFGGTSSSLYGGIYTTGAGEMEIEESDFLTGSYGVYIYGCTDRVSVRSNQFLTMAIPMDVVEFTPDTVVVIESNFFVGSGQIGIQVQGGAPRIEGNTFNKPDGYATYGAVRCWSTTSNATVRGNSFVCARAIQIDNAATPDLGSVTHPGANNFSGVTVEAVYHMGSSSVSAIGNAWRHSPPVCGTDIVLTGGGSVTWGSGGGENCP